In Mixophyes fleayi isolate aMixFle1 chromosome 3, aMixFle1.hap1, whole genome shotgun sequence, the genomic stretch tcatataccgtccccctggcccctcctcccttttccttgacaactttgctgcctggctcccacaccacctctcctctgacatcacctccattatccttggcgacttcaatatccctattgacaaccccaccgaccctgcttctgtcaaactccttgccctttcttcctcccttggcctctcccagtggacctcctcttctacccactgccttggtcactcccttgaccttgtcttctcccaccgttgcagtctgtccgacttctctatctccccctttccactctcggaccaccatctcctctcattctctctctcctctactcctgcacccctccccccacccaaatcttcCTGGTCCAgacgcgatctcgacacccttgatcctgctatgctgtcctcttctctcgaaactctcctctctcccctttccaccctgtcctgccccaaTCAGGTGgtctccctctataaccaaaccctctttTCTGCccttgatgcggtcgcccctgcccagcctatccaccttcgctgctccaatccccaaccctggcattccaaacttacccgcttcctccaaaaatgctctcgcaagtttttcctctcctcctacagctctgccctctcgctcgctaagcaatccttctttaaatccctcatctcctcccagtccttcaacccccgccgcctcttcgccacctttaacactctcctgtctctccccaccgacatcttcccctccgcctttaaacatgctcttgtctcacccattctcaagaaacccaaccttgaccacacctcactctctaattaccgccccatttcccttctcccctttgtccccaaaatactcgagagacttgtctgcaaccgtctctccacctacctctctgaacactccctccttgaccctctcctaTCAGGCTTCCgacccctccattccactgaaactgccctggctcaagctACGAATGATTtactctcggctaaagccatgggccactacttcttcctgattctcctcgacctctcagcagcctttgacaccgttgaccaccccctcctgcttcacaccctccagtccattggcctctccggtaccggcggtctctcctggttcacctcttaccttgctaacctttccttctctgagtctctctccccctcttcctcccttccagtcggggtccctcagggctctgtccttggactcttactattctcactatacacctcttctctgggtgcactcatcagctccttcggcctcaagtaccacctttatgctgatgacactcaactctacctttcttctcctgagctctctccctcccttctctccagggtatccgcatgcctctctgccatctcctcctgaatgtcctctagatttcttaaactcaatcttgctaaaactgaactcattgtctttcctccctctcatacctccttcccctctgacctctctatcactgttgacaactcctctatctcccctgtcccccaacttcgctgcctaggtgtcatcctcgactcctctctcctttgcccctcacattcactctctcaccaaatcctgccgtttccagcttcgcaacattgcccgcattcggcccttcctctcccaggatgctaccaaatctctcgtccactctgattatctcccgtttggactactgcaaccttctccttatctgcctccccctctctcatctcgctcctcttacatctgtacttaacgccgctgctaggcttattttcctctctcgccgttccacctctgtctccccactctaccaagcccttcactggctccccttcccctacagaatccttttcaagctcctcactctcacttataaggccctcgccaactccactgctccctacatctctaaccttatctctattcacactccctcccgccctctgcgatcAACGTGTACAGCAAGCAGTATGTTTGATATCTGGAAGATATTGCATACTGGGCAAAAAGGCACCGCATCTGTAGGTCCTGAATTATTCCTTCAGTGAGACATACATACCATTCTACGTGAGGGTGCTTCAGCTTTGAAGATGTTGCACGTATGAAACAGGGCTGTACAGATGCAAAACAAACGCTCGCATGTATGAGCCCTTGGAGTAAACCAGTACAACATTGGCAAGTTTATTGTTGCTATTCCATTAATATACTTAATTCAGTATTGTGCAGTAGATATTATTATTCTGTTAGTCTGTTATTAGAAGCAGTTGTTACAGTTGGTACAGCAGTCTGTAAAAAGGTTAAGCATGTTGGTGCAATCTCTTCACATATAGTTACTATACGTGCTAAAGATGGACATGAGAACAAGACACtacaataaaatactaattaATTTCATATACAGCTTCAGGAGTTACTATGGCGAGGGCTGAAACTGCTGAGCTGCAGTGATATAAACATGGCACATTTACCATTTTAGTACTAAGTAATATGATACTACTGCATAGTATttagaaaaaagaagaagaaatgttTGATGATTATTAGAGGGAAGCTACTGTACATGTCCAGCATTACAGTGACTTACATTCTATCTCCCCTTAGGTTGAACAAAATCATTTGGTGGGATTTGGTGCTGTGGCTGTTGCCGTGCTGTGCTCGGGATTTGctggtatatatttattttggttgtGTTATATGATTCACtatttttgttgctgttttttttaaaaaaaactatgtagGTCCTATGCATTGGTGCACTTTATATTCCATGTAAAGTGTTTTGTAAACATGTATAATTTTGTGTAGAGGAGGGTGAACTGTTTTGTCTTACATTTCAGTGGCAGAACATTGCTGATGCTGTAAAGTTTCCTTGCGGCCTCCTAAATCATAGTACCAGATATTGTAATGGGTGCTCCTTGTCACCAAAGATGAGTTTGTGGAACAGATTTATGTCCCATTTTAACTGTCAAAGGCATTATTGAATAGTTACCGGTTACAACTTTAGATGTTATCTTATTATACCTTTCATACCATTTTTCAGGAGTGTATTTTGAGAAGGTCTTGAAGAGCTCGGACACTTCCCTGTGGGTGAGGAACATCCAGATGTACATCTCTGGCATCATTGTGACATTAGCTGGTGTCTTTCTTACTGATGGAGAAGCTGTCATTGAAAAGGGATTTTTCTATGGCTACAATTACCTTGTCTGCTTTGTAATTTGTAAGTACTGTCTTGATATGTTACCCATATCTAGAAAACAGAAAGTCAAGAAGAACTGTTTAATAGATTTGGATCGAGAAACATTTTCACCTCACTGCACCATGTACTAGTTTTTGTCCATGTATGCCTCAATTGGATGAAATAAAGGTGTAGGTCATCAGCATGAAGGATTTCATGTGAAGATTAACGCTAGGGCCTGAGGTCAAATGTAAACCTGTCAGCCTCAGGACTGTTAAAATCAATAATGAGAGGTGCCTGAAAATGTATCCCATTCAGAGAGGAAACCACAAATCTGATTGCACACACTAGCAAGGAGTCGCTGTACAATTGATAGACTTTAATGCCAAAATAGATATGATTGGTGATGTAAATGGTCCCTCACCCTTCAGCCAGGTACCTATGATCCTGACATGTTGTTGGTTGCTCAAGTTATTGATTTTTCCTATTATTTCCACCTAAAATCAGTCTGACATGTCttatgtttatcaatatatgATACAAGTAACAGTAGTATTATTTATGCTGATTTTCTTTTCCTATCTCACAGTCCTGGCTAGTGTTGGTGGTCTCTACACATCCGTTGTAGTAAAATACACTGATAATATCATGAAGGGCTTCTCAGCAGCTGCTGCTATTGTCATCTCAACAGTTGCATCAGTGTTGATCTTTGGATTACAGATAAGTATGTAATATGACATTTCTATTTCCAATAGTCGGACAATTCTTTTAGTTTCCTTTCTGTTTCCAGAGTTTTGTTATGTGCAAATTAGACCAGAAACTGTTTCCCACTAGGATGGGTTTTGCCGAACAGCTTTCATGAATTTATTTATCATCTTATCTATGAGAGCCTAGATACTAGCTCGTCTCCCCTATCCAACGCTgacaattttattttctgaacCCTTTAAAGAGATTTTCTACACTTTATGTAGAAAGTTAATAGCTATCCATATCATGACTAATTTATTCTCCATCTGGGGGTCTCCTACAGAGTAGCGGGAGCAACAGAGGTTAAAAATTGAAGGGATGTGGTTTGAATGCCTTAAAACCGGTGGGATGAGGTGTTTTATGTTTTCTACAGTTTTCTCCACCCTGCCTTCGGCAAATCATTGCACATTATGGATCTGTAATGTAATAAATCTTGTAAAAAATGATTATCATAAAGTAGTGGTTAATGGCTTTCCTACATCTGAAAACTAGGGGATATatgcaggggaaggggggtgtgtggaGTGAAATCATTTCTTTCTAGAATGACATTTGTAATACTTGGGTGGCAGAGATTTCCAGTATCAGCAACATCAGTCACTTGAGAGAAAAGGAGCATGGCCTTAGTGTAGGAAGGAGAGGACCTTCACATAGCCAAATATTGCTACAGAAACTATCTTTGATTGCTAGAAAAATGTGAAGCATTTTAAAGTAACATCTTTTTCCATTTTCATATACTGACTTTGTGTGTCAGACTTTCATAGTTATCATCATGCGGTATGTAATGCACTTGTGCCATTTAAGTGGATCTGTGTCTATGAATTGGTTGATATGCTATCTATTACTGGACAAGGAATAACAAATGCCGTGCTAACAGTCTGTTCCAGAAACTCttaatttttttccttaaaaGTGCCATAACTATTAAGAAAGTCGCTGCCAGAGAAGGAGAGTGTGAGGACAGACTGTCCATGCTAGTCGTTTAACAGGAAAGATGGCCCATTTTACTGTAGCCTGATTATTTAAAGCAAGACACCAACTTGATCTACATTAAAACTGAACTACAGGAACACTGATGTGCCTTATTTCTTTTTCTAGCATTAACGTTCTCTGTCGGAGCACTGCTTGTCTGCGTGTCCATATACACGTATGGGTTACCCAGAAAAGACACAACCAAGATTGAAATAAAGGAACCCAGCAACAACTTCAGTGAAAAACTAATCAGTGTGTGATGGTCAGGAGATGGATGAATGCCAAAGCAACTTACAAAgaaaatacaatgtaatatatgttttatattaattttttctGATGCTTCCATCCAGAATGTCAACAGTGACCACTGCAGTATTGGATACTACTTGTCTCTGGAAAGCACAGTTACAAATGAACGTCAGATATGCAGTACCGTTTTACATGAAGGTCATATCGGTAGTTGATTATAGTTAAATCCTAATATGACAATGTATATAGAGTATTGTGACATTAGCATAGCTTCTATTGGATTTACCCATTCCTGGCAACTTGGTGGTGGAATGGACTGAATGAAGAAAGTATTTCGACAAACAAATCAAGAACTGGCAGTATGCATAGATGGTAGAATCTTGACAGGGCACATATGATGGAACTATGACTTAGTTCTACAAGGACTATAATAGACCTCTGCTCAGAAGCTGCATGGGACTGTTCTAACTCTCCAAAGACTTTCACTTTCCTGTTCATACTGTTCTCGTGTCTAGTGTCTCTGCCAATGGTGCAGCAGTACCACCTTTGGAAGATACCACAGTGATTTATTTTGCacttaattatgtttttttaatgaaacTGGTAAACatgttgaagatttttttttattaaaacagattttaataaaCTATTGCTTTAAATTTGTCGTTATTCATGATAGTGTGAAAAAATGTCCATAATGGGAAAAATTGATTGACTTTAATTTAAAACACCACTGTCTATTGGTGTCTATTTCTCAAAATGTATTTAGGCACTGAGAGATGAGATAATCCCAGGACATGTATAACAGGAAGGTGTACTGGGGTAACGGCAGTGTGGGAGGTATGTGAGTTgtttgatttttttgggggggtttttttccAATCATTTTCTATAGTATTTTTAAAAACCCAGAATTAAACATAAGTAGTCCATTGTCCCAACTCACAGTCACAATGCTTGTACTTGTGGCGCATGGCCCTAGGTGGTCTAGATGGTGTAGAGATCTATTTGGGCATCGTCCAAGATGGTACAGGGGCCTAGAGGGTGTCTGGGCCTAGGTAGTGTAGAATTTCGGATGTTGCCAAAGAAGGTATGACATTGCTATTTTACCACTTAGTAGCAATACAATCAGCAATGCAAAGGCAACACTATGACAAAGCAATGTATGGTAGAGCAGTACAATAATGGTACAGTTAAAAGCAGTAAATACTAAGCAATGGGATAATCATGTCAGAGCAGGAATTAGTAACATGAGAGCACTGGTGAGAAAGTTTGTGGAGCGCAGAAGTAAAAAGTGAAAGGTTTATGGGTTAGAGAGAGCTGGTGTTGAGCAGTTGGATGGAATTAGTAAAGCACAGAGAGAAAACACATATATAATTACCAAGTTACAAAGACCAggaaagtggaaaaaaaagtgGCAGGGTGCAGCAGGTGATTACTGGCAGGTCTCAGAGGTTGTTCCCTGTATATAAAACTGTTGTTTAACTGTACATATCCTTACActttgtggggggaaaaaaaaccccacttgGTGCTTGATTCAAGTCTGGGCATACGCccgtttgcgtagcgtatcttttGTGATTTCACAGTGCGCATGAACAGAAACCAAACGTATGCACTTGAATAGAATTCATATCTGCAAGCATCTAACACTTACAACCCCTTACAACTTGAGAGTTgaaac encodes the following:
- the SLC35A1 gene encoding CMP-sialic acid transporter gives rise to the protein MVARENVSLLFKLYCLLVMTLVAAAYTVALRYTRTVTTDMYFSTTAVCVTEVIKLLLSLVILAKETGSPSRLCNSLKENVIGSPKEMLKLSVPSLVYALQNNMAFVALSNLDAAVYQVTYQLKIPCTALCTVLMLNRSLSKLQWFSVFILCGGVVLVQYSPAEATRVQVEQNHLVGFGAVAVAVLCSGFAGVYFEKVLKSSDTSLWVRNIQMYISGIIVTLAGVFLTDGEAVIEKGFFYGYNYLVCFVIFLASVGGLYTSVVVKYTDNIMKGFSAAAAIVISTVASVLIFGLQITLTFSVGALLVCVSIYTYGLPRKDTTKIEIKEPSNNFSEKLISV